The following is a genomic window from Streptomyces chrestomyceticus JCM 4735.
TCGCGGGGGCCGAGGCGGTGCCGCTGTGGCACCGCGACAAGGACCTCAAGCAGGTCGACGCCGTGGTGCTCCCCGGCGGCTTCTCCTACGGCGACTACCTGCGGGCCGGCGCCATCTCCCGTTTCTCGCCGGTCATGGAGACCGTGATCGAACAGGCCAAGGGCGGCCTGCCGGTCCTCGGCATCTGCAACGGCTTCCAGGTCCTGACCGAGACCCACCTGCTGCCCGGCGCGATGCTGCGCAACGACAGCCTGCACTTCATCTGCCGCGACCAGCGGCTGCGGGTGGAGAACGCGGACACCGCCTGGACCGCCGACTACACCGCCGGCCAGGAGATCTCCGTACCGCTGAAGAACATCGACGGCCGGTACGTCGCCGACGAGCGCACGCTCGACATGCTGGAGGCCGAGGGCCGGGTCGCCTTCCGCTACCTGACCGAGGGCGACCCCGCCGACGGCTACGGCAACCCCAACGGCTCGCTGCGCGACATCGCCGGCGTCACCAACGAGGCGGGCAACGTCGTCGGCCTCATGCCGCATCCCGAGCACGCCGTCGAGCCGCTGATCGGCACCGGCCGTACGGACGGCCTCGGATTCTTCACCTCGATCCTGAAGAAATTGGTCACCGCATGACGCTCGACACGGTCAAGCACGCAGCCGAGACGCCGGACACCGACCAGCCGTGGGCCGAACTGGGCCTGAAGCAGGACGAGTACGAGCGCGTCCGCGAGATCCTCGGCCGCCGTCCCACCGGCGCCGAACTCGCCATGTACTCCGTCATGTGGTCCGAGCACTGCTCGTACAAGAGCAGCAAGGTCCACCTGAAGCAGTTCGGCCAGAAGGTCCCCGAGAACGACGCGATGCTCGTCGGCATCGGCGAGAACGCGGGCGTCGTCGACGTCGGCCAGGGTTACGCCGTCACCTTCAAGGTCGAGTCGCACAACCACCCGTCCTACGTGGAGCCCTACCAGGGCGCGGCCACCGGCGTCGGCGGCATCGTCCGCGACATCATCGCCATGGGCGCCCGCCCGGTCGCCGTCGTGGACCCGCTGCGCTTCGGCGCCGCCGACCACCCCGACACCAAGCGCGTCCTGCCGGGCGTCGTCGCGGGCATCGGCGGCTACGGCAACTGCCTGGGCCTGCCCAACATCGGCGGCGAGGTCGTCTTCGACTCCTGCTACCAGGGCAACCCGCTGGTCAACGCCGGTGCCATCGGCGTGATGCGGCACGAGGACATCCACCTCGCCAAGGCGTCCGGCGCCGGCAACAAGGTCATCCTCTACGGCGCCCGGACCGGCGGCGACGGCATCGGCGGCGCCTCCATCCTGGCCTCCGAGACCTTCACGGATGCATCAGCGGCTGACGCCGCGGGTGCGAAGCCGTCCAAGCGACCCGCCGTCCAGGTCGGCGACCCCTTCCAGGAGAAGCTGCTCATCGAGTGCACCCTGGAGGCGTTCGCCGAAAAGCTCGTCGTCGGCATCCAGGACCTCGGCGCGGCCGGGCTGTCCTGCGCCACCAGCGAGCTGGCCTCCAACGGCTCCGGCGGCATGCGCGTGGAGCTGGACGACGTACCACTGCGCGACTCCACGCTCTCGCCCGAGGAAATCCTCATGAGCGAGTCGCAGGAACGCATGTGCGCCGTCGTGGAGCCCGCGAAGGTCGAACGGTTCCTGGCGATCTGCGAGAAGTGGGACGTCACCGCCACCGTCATCGGTGAGGTCACCGACGGCGACCGGCTGGAGATCTTCTGGCACGGCGAGAAGATCGTCGACGTCGACCCGAAGACCGTCGCCCACGAAGGCCCGGTCTACGAGCGTCCGTACGCGCGCCCCGCCTGGCAGGACGAACTGCAGGCCGACGACGCGGGCAAGCTGGCACGGCCGCGGACCGGCGAGGAACTGCGTGAGCAGGTCCTGAAGCTGGTCGCCTCGCCCAACCAGGCGTCCAAGTCCTGGATCACCAGCCAGTACGACCACTTCGTGCAGGGCGGCACCGTGCTGGCCCAGCCGGAGGACGCCGGCATGATCCGGATCGACGAGAAGACCGGGCTGGGCGTGGCCATCGCCACCGACGGCAACGGCCGCTACGCCAAGCTCGACCCGTACCACGGCGCGCAACTGGCGCTGGCCGAGTCGTACCGCAACGTCGCGGCGACCGGCGCCAAGCCGCTCGCGATCTCCGACTGCCTGAACTTCGGCTCGCCCGAGGACCCGGCCGTCATGTGGCAGTTCTCCGAGGCCGTCCGCGGTCTCGCCGACGGCTGCCTGGAGCTCGGCACGCCCGTCACCGGCGGCAACGTCTCGCTCTACAACCAGACCGGCGAGGCCGCCATCCACCCGACCCCCGTGGTCGCGGTGCTCGGCGTCATCGACGACGTCAGCCGTCGCACGCCGGTCGCCTTCGCCGACGAGGGCCACCTCGTCTACCTCCTCGGCGACACCGAGGACGAACTGAGCGGCTCGGCCTGGTCCCAGGTCGTCCACGACCACCTCGGCGGCCTGCCGCCGAAGGTGGACCTCGCCCGCGAGAAGCTGCTGGCCGAGATCCTGATCTCGGCCTCCCGCGACGGCATGGTCGACGCGGCGCACGACCTCTCCGACGGCGGCCTGGTCCAGGCGCTCGTCGAGTCGTGCCTGCGCGGCGGCAAGGGCGCCCGGATCGTCGTCCCCGACGGGATGGACCCCTTCGTCCTCCTCTTCTCGGAGTCGGCGGGCCGCGCGATCGTCGCCGTCCCGCGCAGCGAGGAACTGCGCTTCACCGACATGTGCGGCGCGCGCGGCCTCCCGGCCACCCGCATCGGCGTGGTCGACGGTGACGCGATCGACGTACAGGACCAGTTCACCCTGCCGCTGAGCGAACTCCGCGCGGCGCACGAGGCGACGATTCCGTCGCTGTTCGGCTGAAACGGGGCGGTCCGGTCCGGCCTGGTCCGGTCCGGCTCGGTCTGGCCTGGTCCGGTCCGGCTCGGTCTGGCCTGGTCCGGTCCGGCTCGGTCTGGCCAGGGTCGGTCCGGCTCGGCTCGACCTGGCCGACGGCGCCGCACCTGGTGCAGTCCGCCCGCACGGTGGCCCGTCCCTTCGGGGGCGGGCCACCGCCGTAAGCCCTGCCGGTGCCGGCCCGTCCGGGGGCAGAACCTCTGCCCCTTCCCCCTCCCCCCCCCGCCCCACCCCTCTCCCCCTTCCTCGCCCTGAGGCCCCCTCCCCGTCCTCCTCGCGCCCTGGGGTTCCCCTCCCCGTCCTGCCCGCGCCCCGAGGCTCCCCGCCTCCGACCCTGCTCGCGCCCCGGGGCCCCGCCTTCGGCCTATTCGCTCCACTCGCTCCCGGCGGCCGGCTCAGCCGGCTGCCCGGCCGCGCCTCCTCCCCGTATGCAGAGCGCCAGGAGCACCGCCAGCGCCAGCACGGCTGTCGAGCAGAGGAAGACGGCGGCTATGGAGGAGCCGAAGGCGTCCAGCGCCCGGGCGTGGGCCTCGCCCTTCAGGGCCGGTATGGCGCTGGTGGAGCCGCCGGGGCCGTGGTCGGCGTAGACGCGGGCCAGTACCGTTCCGAAGAAGGCCACGCCCAGTGAGCTGCCGAGGGTCTGGAAGAAGCGGATGCCGGTCGTCGCCACTCCGAGCTGGTGGTGGGGTGCGGCCTGCTGGACCAGCACGATCAGCTGCCCGAGAGTCTGGCCGAAACCGGCGCCGAGCAGCAGGAGTTCGGCCCGTACGGTCCACAGGCCGGTGTCGGCGCCGTTCGTCGAGAGCAGGAGCGTGGCCACGGCGGCGCAGGCCGCACCACTGATCACGGAGTTCTTCTCCGACCAGCCGCGGGCGCTGAGCCGGCTCGTCAGCAGGCCCGAGCCGGCTATGCCGAGCGCCACCGGGATCATGAACAGGCTCGCCGAGGTGGGATCGATGCCGCGCGCCAACTGGAGATAGATCATCACGTAGACCAGCGAGCCCGTCAGGGCCACGCCGACCAGGCCCTGGACGGCGAAGGCGGCACGCAGCGTACGGATTCGGAACATCGACAGCGGGAGCAGCGGTTCGGCGGCGGTGGCCTGCCGCCACAGGAACAGTGCGAGCAGCGCCACCGCCCCGCCGGCCAGCCCCAGGATCACCGGTGAGCCCCAGGGGTGCTCCCGGCCGCCCCACTCCGTCACCAGCAGCAGCGCCGTGGAGAACGCGGCGGCCAGCGCCGCCCCGAGGAAGTCGATGCGCCGCCGTTCGCCGTGGCGGGGGAGGTCGAGGACGAAGGCCGACACGACGAGCACGACCAGGCCGATCGGCAGGTTGACGTAGAAGATCCAACGCCAGTCCGCGTGTTCGGCGAGCAGCCCGCCGACGACCGGTCCCAGGGCCATGCCGGCCCCCGCGACCAGCCCGCCCAGTCCGGCCCCCTTGCCCGGGCCGCGCTTCCCCGGCCCTCTGAGCTGCGCGATGACGACCATGGTGACGCTCATCAGACCGCCGCCGCCCAGGCCCTGCACCGCACGGAAGGCGACCAACTGGTCCATGTCCTGTGCGGCCCCGCACAGCGCCGAGCCGAGCAGGAAGGTGGCCACGGCGCCGAGGAAGACCCGCTTCGCGCCGAGGGAGTCGCAGAGTTTGCCGTACAGGGGCAGCGCGGCGGTGGCAGCGAGCGAGAACGCGCTGACGAGCCAGGGGATGCGGTCGATGCCGTGCAGCGGGTCCAGCTCGCGGGCGATCGGGACGGTCGCGGCCGAGACGATGTTCTGGTCGAGTACGGCGAGGAGCATCGTGGCGAGGCAGACGGTGAAGCCGATCTTGAGTCGGAGCGAGGTCGTGCCGCCGGGTCCGTCGGTCCCGGGACCGGGATCGGCGCCGGATGCGGCACCGGGACCGGCGCCACCTGTGGCGACGCTGCCCGGCGGGGTCCGTGGGGGGTGCGAAGGAGTGGTGGAAGCGTTCATGGCAGCACCATGCCCGCGAAGCGTAGACCGAGTCAATGTTTTGCCCGGTATTATTTTTTGTCCTGGTACAGTGGTGGCATGGCCGAGGAGCTGGGACTGCGCGAGCGCAAGAAACTGCAGACGGAGCGGCGGGTCTGGCGGACCGCCGTCGAACTGTTCCTGGAGCGGGGCTTCGAAAAGGTCTCCGTCCAGGAGATCGCCGCCGCCGCCGAGGTCTCGAAGATGACCGTCTTCAACTACTACGGCTCCAAGGAGGACCTGGTCCTCAAGCCGATGGAGCACCACGCCGGCGACGCGGCCCACGCCGTCCACACCCGCGCGCCGGGGAGTCCGCGGTCGCGGCCGTCTGCCGCCAGTTCGTCGAGCTGCTGGAGCTGCGGGACCCCTCCGTCGGCCTGTGCGACCAGCAGGAGGTACTCAGCATCCGCCGCCTGATCGTGGAGACCCCGGGCCTGCTGCTCCGCGCGTACGCCAACCGGATGCACGGCCTCCAGCAACTCGCCGACGTGCTGGCGGCGGAGACCGGCGGCGACCGGATGGAGGCCCAGGTCGCCGCGGGCCAGTTGATGGCCGCCCGGAACGCGCTCATCAACGAGAACCACCGCAGGCTGCTGGCCGGTGAGTCCGCCGACGCGGTGTATCCCGACGCGGTGGCCGCCGCCCACCGGGCCTTCGGCCTGGTGGAGCAAGGGCTGGGGGACTACGCGACGCGCCCCGCCGAGTAGCCTCGACGCCATGCCCAGTGCCCGCAAGCCGTCCGGCCGAGCCCGCGCCCGCAGTTACGACTCCGCCAAGACCCGTGCCGCCGTCATCGCGCAGTTCGGCCACGTACGGGCCGCCGTGGAGCGCCTGACGCCCGAGCAGTTCGCGTTGCCCACCCGGCTGGGGACTGGACGGTCCGCGAACTGGTCGCCCACCTGGCCATGGCGGTGGAGCAGGTCCCGGCGGCGCTCGCGCAGCCCGCGCCGGCCGCCCAGGAAGTCACCCTGGCCACCTGGCCGTCCGTGACCCGCGCCCTGGCCGCGAAGGTGGACGAGAACGCCCGCGACACGGCGGCCGGCGGCGAGCCCGCCGCCCTCCTGGACCACGCCGCCGCCCGGTATGCCGAGGCGGTCCCGATGGCCCCCGACGACCGGCTGCTGGCGGTCCGTATCGGCGCGATGCGCCTGGCCGACTTCCTGGTGGTGCGCTGCGTCGAACTGGTCGTGCACACCGACGACCTGGCCGCCGCCACCGGCCTGGACATCCCGTTCGACCGCCAGGCCCTGGCCACCGCCACCCGGGTGCTCGCCGACGCGCTGGCCGTGAAGGCGCCCGGCGGCTCGGTCGAAGTCCGGGTGCCGCCGTTCGCCGTCGTCCAGTGCGTCGAGGGTCCCCGGCACACCCGGGGCACGCCGCCGAACGTCGTCGAGACCGACCCGCTGACCTGGCTCCGCCTGGCCACCGGGCGCACGGACTGGCCCGCCGCGCTCGACGCGGCCGCCGTGAGCGCCAGCGGCGAACGGGCCGATCTCGCCCCCTACCTGCCCCTCATGGGCTGAGAGCCGGCCTCCGAACCCTGAGCGGCGCCTCCTCACCCCTCCGGATACGGCAACAACGTGGCGTCCACCGCCTCCCACGCCGCCCGCAGCTCCGCCAGCCGCCGCCCCTCGGCCCCGGCCCGGTCCGCCTGTTCGCGGGGGTCCTCGGTCAGGTGGAAGAGCTGGTCCTTCTTCTTCGTGCCCCGGTAGTACTTCCAGTCGCCGCGCCGCAGCGCCCGCTCACCCCGGGTGCGCCAGAACAGGTCCCGTTCCGGGAGCCGTTCGCCGCGCAGCAGATAGCCCGCCAGGCTCGTACCGTCCAGCGGGTAGGCGCGGTGCGGCCGGGCGCCGGCGAGCTCCAGGAGGGTCGCCGTCCAGTCGGGGCTGAAGTGCGGCTCGTGGCTGACCTGGCCGCCGTCGATACGGGCCGGCCAGCGCACGATCGCGGGGACGCGGATGCCGCCCTCCTGGAGGGTGAACTTGTTGCCGCTCAGCGGCCAGTTGTAGGACCAGCGCTCACCGCCGTTGTCGCTGCCGAAGAAGACCAGGGTGTCCTGTTCCTGCCCGGAGCGCTTCAGGGCGGCCAGCACGGTGCCCACCGACCGGTCCAGGTCCTCGACCATCTCCTTGTACTTCGCCAGCGAGCCGCCGTCCCGGTGCTGCAACGCGCCTCTGTCGCCCGCCTTGATACGGCGGACGATGTCGGCGCTCGCGGCCTCGTCGCCGTCCGCGATCCAGGGCCAGTGCGGGGTGGTGAAGTTCAGGTTGAGCAGCCACGGCCGGGCCTGCCGCGCGCCCACGAAGTCGACGGCACGCTCGGTGATGATCCGCGTGTAGTAGCGCAGGTCGCGGTATTCGGCGTCACCCTCGGTGACGTTGCCTTCGTAAAGGTCGTACTCCCCGGCCAGCCCGAGTTTGGAGTAGTACTCCAGCGCGCCGCCGAAGTTCCCGAAGAAGGTCTCCCAGCCGGACTTGGTGGGGCTGAAGTCGGGCAGATAGCCGCAGTGCCATTTGCCGATCAGGCCGGTCGCGTACCCCGCGTCGCGCAGCAGGGAGGCGAGCGTGGGGTGGTCGGGTTCGAGGCCGACGGACCGGTCCGCGATGGGCTCCGCCAGCCCGCCCTCGGTACGGCCGGGAAACCGCCCGGTGTACAGGGAGAACCGGGTGGGGGAGCAGGTCGACGAGCCGGCGTACGCCTGGGTGAAGCGCACGCCCTGGCGGGCCAGGCGGTCCAGGTGCGGCGTGCGGATGTGCGGTGATCCGTACGAGGACAGGTCGGCCCAGCCGAGGTCGTCACCGAGGATGAGCAGGATGTTCGGACGGCGGGCGGCCCGGCGGCCGGTCGCCGCGCGGAACGGCCGCTCCTGGTGGGCGGTCCCGGCGGCGGTGGCCGGGCCCGCGGCTCCCACGGCCAGGGTGCCGGCCGCGGCGGTCGCGCCGACCAGGCCGCCGAAGGCACGGCGGGAGATGCCACCGGTAGGAGAAATCCGGTCGTTCGTGGAGGAATCAGGGTGGGAGGGAGACGTGGGGGCAGAGGCGGAACGCGTCACGGAACGGGACCTTCCGGAAGGGTGTGCAGGCGAGGTGCGCCCCGGACGGGCGCGGGACGGAGACGCGAGGAGTCAGGGCCGGTCGGGGCTGAAAAGCCCGGAATTCGCCGGAACGTTCGCCGCGCCGCACCCTCGGAACGGAGGAGTGGCGCATCTCACCCCACGCCCCGGACGGGGGGCGCGGGAGAAGCGGAACGGCGCACGCCGGACCCGCGCCGCAACCGGCCGGATCTCGCGTGAAGAGAAGGTGAAGGCGAACGCGGGGGAAAGCGGCGTTCAGCCGCGCCGCACGCAGCGACAGATGGCGCTGGCGACGCGACCGAGGTCGACGTGGCGGCGCTGCACCAAGGGCTGCGGGCTCTGCATGGAGCGTGATCCTGTCCGTGAGTGCGTGCTCACGTCAAGCACTCGACCACCTGGGGCAGGCCCCCCGGGCCCGGCCCCGGTTCGATCCCCGGTTCGGATGAATCGCGGACCTGCCCTAGACTCAGTGCTGTGCCACGTGGTGACGGACGACTCAGCCACGACCTGCTCCCCGGCGAGAAGGGCCCCCAGGACGCATGTGGCGTCTTCGGTGTCTGGGCTCCGGGTGAAGAGGTCGCCAAACTCACCTATTTCGGGCTGTATGCCCTGCAGCACCGCGGTCAGGAGTCCGCGGGCATCGCAGTGAGCAACGGCTCCCAAATCCTCGTATTCAAGGACATGGGCCTGGTTTCCCAGGTCTTCGACGAGACCTCCCTCGGTTCCCTCCAGGGCCACATCGCCGTGGGCCACGCCCGCTACTCCACCACCGGTGCCTCGGTGTGGGAGAACGCCCAGCCGACGTTCCGTGCCACCGCGCACGGCTCGATCGCCCTGGGTCACAACGGCAACCTGGTCAACACCGCCGAACTCGCCGAGATGGTCGCCGCACTGCCCCGTGAGGGCGGCCGCGCGACCCAGGTCGCGGCGACCAACGACACCGACCTCGTGACGGCCCTGCTGGCCGGCCAGGTGGACGAGGACGGCAAGCCGCTGACCGTCGAGGAGGCCGCGCCGCGCGTCCTGCCCAAGGTCTCCGGTGCCTTCTCGCTGTGCTTCATGGACGAGCACACCCTGTACGCGGCCCGTGACCCGCAGGGCATCCGCCCGCTGGTCCTCGGCCGCCTGGAGCGCGGCTGGGTGGTGGCCTCCGAGACGGCCGCCCTGGACATCTGCGGCGCCAGCTTCATTCGCGAGATCGAGCCGGGCGAACTGATCGCCGTCGACGAGAACGGCCTGCGCAGCTCCCGCTTCGCCGAGACCAAGCCCAAGGGCTGCGTCTTCGAGTACGTCTACCTGGCCCGCCCGGACACCGACATCGCCGGCCGCAACGTGTACCTCTCCCGGGTGGAGATGGGCCGCAGGCTGGCCGCCGAGGCGCCCGCCGAGGCCGACCTCGTCATAGCGACCCCGGAGTCCGGCACGCCGGCCGCGGTCGGCTACGCCGAGGCCAGCGGCATCCCGTACGGCGTCGGCCTGGTCAAGAACTCCTACGTCGGCCGGACCTTCATCCAGCCCTCGCAGACCATCCGGCAGCTCGGCATCCGGCTCAAGCTCAACCCGCTCAAGGAAGTCATCCGCGGCAAGCGGCTGGTGGTCGTCGACGACTCGATCGTCCGCGGCAACACCCAGCGCGCCCTGGTCCGGATGCTCCGGGAGGCCGGCGCCGCCGAGGTCCACATCCGGATCTCCTCGCCGCCGATCAAGTGGCCGTGTTTCTACGGCATCGACTTCGCCACCCGCGCCGAGCTGATCGCCAACGGCCTGACCGTGGACGAGATCGGTACGTCGCTGGGCGCCGACTCGCTGGCGTACATCTCGATCGACGGCATGATCGAGTCGACGACGATCGCCAAGCCGGACCTGTGCCGCGCGTGCTTCGACGGCGAGTACCCGGTCGACCTCCCCGACCCGGAGCTGCTGGGCAAGCACCTCCTGGAGGCGGAGGCCGCGGGCCAGGCCAAGCCGGACCTGGACGGCGTCGGGACGCTGACGGCCGGGGTCGGCGGCGCCGACGCGCTGCGCCGCCCGTAGAGCTCGTACAACTGACAGGAAAGATTTCAACGCCATGTCTGCCGAGTCTTTTGAGCGTGCCCAGCACGCGGGCACCAGCGCCAGCTACGCAGCAGCGGGCGTGGACATCGAAGCGGGCGACCGCGCCGTCGACCTGATGAAGCAGTGGGTCAAGAAGGCCACCCGCCCCGAGGTCGTCGGCGGCCTCGGCGGGTTCGCCGGCCTCTTCGACGCCTCGGCCCTCAAGCGGTACGAGCGGCCGCTGCTCGCCTCGGCCACCGACGGAGTCGGCACCAAGGTCGACATCGCCCGCCGGATGGGCGTCTACGACACGATCGGCCACGACCTGGTCGGCATGGTCGTGGACGACCTGGTCGTCTGCGGCGCCGAGCCGCTGTTCATGACCGACTACATCTGCGTCGGCAAGGTCTACCCGGAGCGGGTCGCGGCGATCGTCAAGGGCATCGCCGAGGGCTGTGTGCTGGCCGGCTGCGCGCTGGTCGGCGGCGAGACCGCGGAGCACCCGGGGCTGCTGGGGGCCGACGACTTCGACGTCGCGGGCGCCGGTACGGGTGTCGTCGAGGCGGACCGGGTGCTGGGCGCGGATCGTATCCGTACGGGTGACATCGTCATCGCGATGGAGTCCTCCGGTCTTCACT
Proteins encoded in this region:
- the purQ gene encoding phosphoribosylformylglycinamidine synthase subunit PurQ, with product MTRPSPATAPSGGPAGRSNTRIGVITFPGTLDDRDTQRAVRLAGAEAVPLWHRDKDLKQVDAVVLPGGFSYGDYLRAGAISRFSPVMETVIEQAKGGLPVLGICNGFQVLTETHLLPGAMLRNDSLHFICRDQRLRVENADTAWTADYTAGQEISVPLKNIDGRYVADERTLDMLEAEGRVAFRYLTEGDPADGYGNPNGSLRDIAGVTNEAGNVVGLMPHPEHAVEPLIGTGRTDGLGFFTSILKKLVTA
- the purL gene encoding phosphoribosylformylglycinamidine synthase subunit PurL, producing the protein MTLDTVKHAAETPDTDQPWAELGLKQDEYERVREILGRRPTGAELAMYSVMWSEHCSYKSSKVHLKQFGQKVPENDAMLVGIGENAGVVDVGQGYAVTFKVESHNHPSYVEPYQGAATGVGGIVRDIIAMGARPVAVVDPLRFGAADHPDTKRVLPGVVAGIGGYGNCLGLPNIGGEVVFDSCYQGNPLVNAGAIGVMRHEDIHLAKASGAGNKVILYGARTGGDGIGGASILASETFTDASAADAAGAKPSKRPAVQVGDPFQEKLLIECTLEAFAEKLVVGIQDLGAAGLSCATSELASNGSGGMRVELDDVPLRDSTLSPEEILMSESQERMCAVVEPAKVERFLAICEKWDVTATVIGEVTDGDRLEIFWHGEKIVDVDPKTVAHEGPVYERPYARPAWQDELQADDAGKLARPRTGEELREQVLKLVASPNQASKSWITSQYDHFVQGGTVLAQPEDAGMIRIDEKTGLGVAIATDGNGRYAKLDPYHGAQLALAESYRNVAATGAKPLAISDCLNFGSPEDPAVMWQFSEAVRGLADGCLELGTPVTGGNVSLYNQTGEAAIHPTPVVAVLGVIDDVSRRTPVAFADEGHLVYLLGDTEDELSGSAWSQVVHDHLGGLPPKVDLAREKLLAEILISASRDGMVDAAHDLSDGGLVQALVESCLRGGKGARIVVPDGMDPFVLLFSESAGRAIVAVPRSEELRFTDMCGARGLPATRIGVVDGDAIDVQDQFTLPLSELRAAHEATIPSLFG
- a CDS encoding MFS transporter, producing MNASTTPSHPPRTPPGSVATGGAGPGAASGADPGPGTDGPGGTTSLRLKIGFTVCLATMLLAVLDQNIVSAATVPIARELDPLHGIDRIPWLVSAFSLAATAALPLYGKLCDSLGAKRVFLGAVATFLLGSALCGAAQDMDQLVAFRAVQGLGGGGLMSVTMVVIAQLRGPGKRGPGKGAGLGGLVAGAGMALGPVVGGLLAEHADWRWIFYVNLPIGLVVLVVSAFVLDLPRHGERRRIDFLGAALAAAFSTALLLVTEWGGREHPWGSPVILGLAGGAVALLALFLWRQATAAEPLLPLSMFRIRTLRAAFAVQGLVGVALTGSLVYVMIYLQLARGIDPTSASLFMIPVALGIAGSGLLTSRLSARGWSEKNSVISGAACAAVATLLLSTNGADTGLWTVRAELLLLGAGFGQTLGQLIVLVQQAAPHHQLGVATTGIRFFQTLGSSLGVAFFGTVLARVYADHGPGGSTSAIPALKGEAHARALDAFGSSIAAVFLCSTAVLALAVLLALCIRGGGAAGQPAEPAAGSEWSE
- a CDS encoding sulfatase, whose translation is MSPTGGISRRAFGGLVGATAAAGTLAVGAAGPATAAGTAHQERPFRAATGRRAARRPNILLILGDDLGWADLSSYGSPHIRTPHLDRLARQGVRFTQAYAGSSTCSPTRFSLYTGRFPGRTEGGLAEPIADRSVGLEPDHPTLASLLRDAGYATGLIGKWHCGYLPDFSPTKSGWETFFGNFGGALEYYSKLGLAGEYDLYEGNVTEGDAEYRDLRYYTRIITERAVDFVGARQARPWLLNLNFTTPHWPWIADGDEAASADIVRRIKAGDRGALQHRDGGSLAKYKEMVEDLDRSVGTVLAALKRSGQEQDTLVFFGSDNGGERWSYNWPLSGNKFTLQEGGIRVPAIVRWPARIDGGQVSHEPHFSPDWTATLLELAGARPHRAYPLDGTSLAGYLLRGERLPERDLFWRTRGERALRRGDWKYYRGTKKKDQLFHLTEDPREQADRAGAEGRRLAELRAAWEAVDATLLPYPEG
- a CDS encoding putative leader peptide, whose protein sequence is MQSPQPLVQRRHVDLGRVASAICRCVRRG
- the purF gene encoding amidophosphoribosyltransferase; the encoded protein is MPRGDGRLSHDLLPGEKGPQDACGVFGVWAPGEEVAKLTYFGLYALQHRGQESAGIAVSNGSQILVFKDMGLVSQVFDETSLGSLQGHIAVGHARYSTTGASVWENAQPTFRATAHGSIALGHNGNLVNTAELAEMVAALPREGGRATQVAATNDTDLVTALLAGQVDEDGKPLTVEEAAPRVLPKVSGAFSLCFMDEHTLYAARDPQGIRPLVLGRLERGWVVASETAALDICGASFIREIEPGELIAVDENGLRSSRFAETKPKGCVFEYVYLARPDTDIAGRNVYLSRVEMGRRLAAEAPAEADLVIATPESGTPAAVGYAEASGIPYGVGLVKNSYVGRTFIQPSQTIRQLGIRLKLNPLKEVIRGKRLVVVDDSIVRGNTQRALVRMLREAGAAEVHIRISSPPIKWPCFYGIDFATRAELIANGLTVDEIGTSLGADSLAYISIDGMIESTTIAKPDLCRACFDGEYPVDLPDPELLGKHLLEAEAAGQAKPDLDGVGTLTAGVGGADALRRP
- the purM gene encoding phosphoribosylformylglycinamidine cyclo-ligase, with product MSAESFERAQHAGTSASYAAAGVDIEAGDRAVDLMKQWVKKATRPEVVGGLGGFAGLFDASALKRYERPLLASATDGVGTKVDIARRMGVYDTIGHDLVGMVVDDLVVCGAEPLFMTDYICVGKVYPERVAAIVKGIAEGCVLAGCALVGGETAEHPGLLGADDFDVAGAGTGVVEADRVLGADRIRTGDIVIAMESSGLHSNGYSLVRHVLFDRAGMSLDQRVEELGRTLGEELLEPTKIYSLDCLALTRTAEVHAFSHITGGGLANNLARVIPDGLHATVDRSTWTPDPIFDLVGTAGDVERLELEKTLNMGVGMMAVVPQESVDVALATLADRGVDAWVSGEIVERGDHTEAVTLTGDYAA